Sequence from the Synergistaceae bacterium genome:
TTCTGCTGGGGGTAACGTTCTGTTACGGGGCGGTGTATATGCTGGCGGTGGACTTCTTCCTTGTTGCTGGGGACAATCTGGCTGTGCCTATGTTGTCGCTCGATAAGTACGTGGGGTTTCTGTTCGGGTTCATTCTGCCGTTCGGAGCGGCGTTCCAGCTTCCTGTGGTGCTGTACCTGACGACGAGGATGGGATGGACGAGTTACGAGAGCCTCACGTCAGCGCGTAAGTATGTGATTCTGGCGATATTTACGGTTGCGGCGATACTTACTCCGCCGGATGTCTTGTCGCAGGTTGCGCTGGGAATGCCTATGCTGGTGCTGTATGAAGTGGGGGTGCAGGTCAGCAGGTTAGTGGGGCGGTAAAGTCTGCTATAATACTCTCACTTCGAAGAGGTCTCGGGTGAGGAGAGCCTGAAGTCTTGGGTTCTCGGCACGCCTCATCCTTACGGGGAATCTTGCCGTGCAGTCAGGAGGTGCATCATATGTCCTCTAAGACGAAATCTCGGAAAAAGAGAACGGCGAGGAGTCCATTCCGTATCGATATCCTCGCCGCAACTCTTTATTGGGTAATTCGCCTCGCTATCCTTCTGTGGGATAGATTTGTAGGCTAACCAAACCGAGAAAATTCTTCTCTTTCAACGCAGGGCGGATTCCTCTTCTCCGACCCTGCATTTGATTATACCATAACGCAGAGAAGGCGGCACATTGCTGAACAGTCCTATTCGCATCCTAGTAACCGGCACACGGGGCAAATCCTCCCTCGTCCGCCTGATTCACGCAGGCCTGCTCTCTTACGGCCTCAACGCCTACGCCCGCATAACAGGAGTCCTGCCCCGCTCGCTCACACCTTCCGGCGAAAGAATCATCCGCCGCGACTCCCCCGTCAACATCCGCGAAATGCTCTGGTGGCTTCGCAGCCTTCCTTCTGACGCAGAAGCAATCGTCCTCGAGAACAGCGCAGTTTCACCCGAACTTCAGCCCGCCGCCGCGCACTGGCTCAGCCCGACACTGACCGTCATCACCAACACCCGCCCCGACCATCAGGACGCGTGGGGCTACGGAGAAGACTCCGCGTACCGCGCCATCATGAAGGGAGTTCCCTATAACGCGCCCGTTCTTCTTGGCCAAGACACCGCAGACTTCCGCACCGGCAACATAAATCTTGCGCTGGAGGCACTGAGGCTCTCAGGCGTGAACGTTGCGCGTGAAGTCCTCGAGGCTGTCCCGCCGGATGTCGCTGACTTCAGGATTCTCGGTGAAGGTGATGACTTGCTGGCCTGCGCGTTCTCCGCCAACGACACAGAGAGCACAGAGATGCTCTTCACGCTCACGGGCTGGGCGAGTCGTGAAGTTACTCTGCTCTACCACCACAGGCCCGACAGGACAGCGCGGCTCAAGGTGTTCAGGAGATGGATTGACGGCAGAAAGTGGAGGGATATAGTTATCACGGACAGCAGACAGTCTTTCAGCTTTGAGGAATGGAGGCGCGGAAGAGGCAAAGTCTTCGCCTGCGGAAACGTCGCGGGCTGGCCTCTCGACTACCTGCTATGCACACAACAATCACGTTAATCACCGGAATATTGCTTGGTCTGGTCTGGAAGCGTCGCACCGGCTGGGGTGTGGGCGGAATAATCACTCCCGGCCTACTCGCGCTGTACCCTCCCGAACGAATCGCGCTCTGCCTTGTTGCAGGGGCTGTGCTTGCTCCTGCCATTGAGGCACTCTCCCGACGGCTTGACCTCTGGGGCACTGAACGCACGGGCTGTGCAATGATTCTCGCGGTACTGCTGCGTGAGGTTCTGCCGTCTGCAGGGTTCGTCGTGCCGGGACTTGTTGCCTGCGACATAAACCGTCAGGGCATCGTTATGACCTTGTGCGGTGCTGTATCATGTACTCTCACGACAATAATGCTCACGGGGTTGATGCCATGACCAATTACACGCGCCTGATAGTCCTTACAGTTATAATCCTCATCATCTTTCTGCTTTTTCACAGCACGCTGAGCAGCAAGGAGACCCGCCTCTTCCGCAAGATACTTTCCGCACAGCAATTCCTCTGGAACTCTGTCGGCGTTGATACGGAGCATGACCCGTACCGTTCCGGGTTCATCGGTGTTGAGTTCAGCGAAATCACCACGACACTGGGCAGCCTTCCCGCAAAGCAGTGCAGTACAGACCCGCTCTGGGCAGTGCAGTTCACGCGGTGGTTCAGGGAACTTAATTTAACGCGCGGAGACAAAGTGCTCGTGTCCGCGTCGTCAAGTTTCCCCGCGATGGTGTATTCGTGTCTGGCGGCGTGCGAGGAGCTGGGGCTTGAGGTTACGTTCATGCTGTCTCTGGGTTCTTCGTCGTGGGGGGCTAACCGCGAAGGGCTGAATCTCGCGGCGATGCTGGACATCTTGCGTCGCGGAGGTTTCCTCAAGACACGTCCCGTCTTCTGCACGTTAGGCGGCACAAACGAGAACGCTGTCGGCATGGACGAAGAAACGAAGCGAATTCTTCAGGGCAGTGTCAGTGATGATGTGATGGTGAAAGGCCTCACGCTCGACGAACTTGTTGCGCTGAAGTCAGGCTATATTGCCGGCAGCAAGCTCGTTGTGAACATCGGCGGCAACGCTTCTAGCATGGGCACGGACAGCATGAGCCTGAATCTTCCGGCTGGCATCGTCTACCCCTCAGACAATCTCGACGGCGGAAACGGTCTCGCGGGAAATGCCTTGCGCGCAGGAGTCCCTGTCCTTCACGTCCTCAACCTCAAAGGTTTATCGGAGAAGTGCGGCATAGACTTCGCGGCCCGGCGTTCTGGCTTCAGGAGAGGCAGGAGCATTCTCGGCGGATTGCTGGCTGGCGGAGTGTTCGCGTTCTTCATGATTACACACAAACGCTGGGTGTACGAATAACCCGCAATGATATAATGCCCTTGTTCCCAATAAACTTACACAGGAGGCGTATACCATGTCGAGAAAGTTCATGTTGTCGCTGTTTATCGTACTTTTGGCCGCAAGTTCGGTGTTCGCTGCCGACGTTGCCCTAACATCCGTAGGCCAGAGCCCCGACGGAATGATGGTTCGCGTCGTTCTCCGCAATGTCCTCAAGATTGACCCGCTCTTCAACGCGCTGATGTCCCCCGCAGAACTGGGAGACGCTAAGGTAGTCATCGCGGTTGTCGGCGGAAGCTCGAAGGGGCTCGGAGCGGCAGGCATCAATCAGGACGACGAAGCCGCACGCGCGAAAGCACTCCTTCAGGCCGCAAAGGACACCGGCAAGAAGATTCTGGTTATGCACGTCGGAGGAGAAGGCAGGAGGGGCACGCTCTCTGACCTCTTCATCACGGAAGCAGCTCCTTACGCTGATGGAATGATTGTTGTTGACGGCGGGAATCAGGACGGCATCTTCACGAAAATTGCGGAAATCTCCGGCGCACAGGTCAAGACTGCTCCCAACGTCAAGGGCACAGGCACTCCGCTGAAAGAATTTCTCGCCGAGTGGGG
This genomic interval carries:
- a CDS encoding capsule biosynthesis protein CapB, which codes for MLNSPIRILVTGTRGKSSLVRLIHAGLLSYGLNAYARITGVLPRSLTPSGERIIRRDSPVNIREMLWWLRSLPSDAEAIVLENSAVSPELQPAAAHWLSPTLTVITNTRPDHQDAWGYGEDSAYRAIMKGVPYNAPVLLGQDTADFRTGNINLALEALRLSGVNVAREVLEAVPPDVADFRILGEGDDLLACAFSANDTESTEMLFTLTGWASREVTLLYHHRPDRTARLKVFRRWIDGRKWRDIVITDSRQSFSFEEWRRGRGKVFACGNVAGWPLDYLLCTQQSR
- the pgsW gene encoding poly-gamma-glutamate system protein, whose protein sequence is MTNYTRLIVLTVIILIIFLLFHSTLSSKETRLFRKILSAQQFLWNSVGVDTEHDPYRSGFIGVEFSEITTTLGSLPAKQCSTDPLWAVQFTRWFRELNLTRGDKVLVSASSSFPAMVYSCLAACEELGLEVTFMLSLGSSSWGANREGLNLAAMLDILRRGGFLKTRPVFCTLGGTNENAVGMDEETKRILQGSVSDDVMVKGLTLDELVALKSGYIAGSKLVVNIGGNASSMGTDSMSLNLPAGIVYPSDNLDGGNGLAGNALRAGVPVLHVLNLKGLSEKCGIDFAARRSGFRRGRSILGGLLAGGVFAFFMITHKRWVYE
- the tatC gene encoding twin-arginine translocase subunit TatC, whose amino-acid sequence is MDGEQGTLLSHLMALRRAVVVSVVSVLAAFVLVYLLAVDYLMAWIINPIKAKGIEIIYTAMSEALITKLKVSFVAAVILSSPIIIWELWSFIRPALYPREKRMFKLMFGIALTLFLLGVTFCYGAVYMLAVDFFLVAGDNLAVPMLSLDKYVGFLFGFILPFGAAFQLPVVLYLTTRMGWTSYESLTSARKYVILAIFTVAAILTPPDVLSQVALGMPMLVLYEVGVQVSRLVGR
- a CDS encoding capsule biosynthesis protein CapC — encoded protein: MHTTITLITGILLGLVWKRRTGWGVGGIITPGLLALYPPERIALCLVAGAVLAPAIEALSRRLDLWGTERTGCAMILAVLLREVLPSAGFVVPGLVACDINRQGIVMTLCGAVSCTLTTIMLTGLMP